From one Caldichromatium japonicum genomic stretch:
- the gatB gene encoding Asp-tRNA(Asn)/Glu-tRNA(Gln) amidotransferase subunit GatB encodes MHWEAVIGLEIHTQLLTRSKIFSGAPTAFGAEPNTQACAIDLGLPGVLPVLNAEAVRLAVRFGRAIDAEIARRSVFARKNYFYPDLPKGYQISQYEQPIVGRGHVEILLPDGTTKTIGVTRAHLEEDAGKSLHEDFHGMTGIDLNRAGVPLLEIVSEPDLRSPAEAVAYAKKIHQIVRYIGVSDGNMQEGSFRMDANVSVRPLGEQTFGTRTELKNINSFRFLERALVYEIARQIEVLESGGTVVQETRLYDPTKDETRSMRGKEEAHDYRYFPDPDLLPLILDDELIAAAVADLPELPDARRARFQTQYGLSAYDAELLTTSRELADYFEAVAHTCGDPKLAANWVNGELAAALNRAELEITQSPVTAQALAGLLKRIQDGTVSGTLAKQVFEGMWESGETADQVIEARGLKQITDVAAIESIIDAILAANPAQVEQYRAGKEKIFGFFIGQVMKQTGGRANPAQVNEILKRKLSS; translated from the coding sequence ATGCACTGGGAAGCCGTCATCGGTCTTGAGATCCACACCCAACTCCTGACCCGCTCCAAGATCTTCTCAGGTGCCCCAACCGCCTTTGGCGCCGAGCCCAATACCCAGGCCTGCGCCATCGACCTGGGGCTGCCTGGGGTCCTGCCGGTGCTCAATGCCGAGGCGGTGCGCCTGGCGGTGCGCTTCGGGCGGGCCATCGATGCCGAGATCGCCCGCCGCTCGGTCTTTGCCCGCAAGAACTATTTCTATCCGGACCTGCCCAAGGGCTATCAGATCAGCCAGTACGAGCAGCCGATCGTCGGGCGTGGGCATGTCGAGATCCTGCTGCCCGATGGCACCACCAAGACCATCGGGGTCACCCGCGCCCATCTCGAAGAGGATGCCGGCAAGTCGCTGCATGAGGACTTCCATGGCATGACCGGTATCGATCTCAACCGCGCTGGGGTCCCCTTGCTTGAGATCGTCTCTGAGCCTGACCTGCGCTCGCCGGCAGAGGCGGTGGCCTATGCCAAGAAGATCCATCAGATCGTGCGGTATATCGGGGTGAGCGACGGCAATATGCAGGAGGGGTCGTTTCGCATGGATGCCAATGTCTCGGTGCGTCCCTTGGGTGAACAGACATTCGGTACCCGCACCGAGCTCAAGAACATTAATTCTTTTCGGTTCTTGGAGCGCGCGCTGGTCTATGAGATCGCGCGCCAGATCGAGGTTCTCGAGTCTGGCGGGACGGTGGTCCAGGAGACCCGGCTCTATGACCCCACCAAGGACGAGACCCGTTCGATGCGCGGCAAGGAGGAGGCGCATGACTATCGCTATTTTCCAGACCCCGACCTGCTCCCTTTGATACTGGACGATGAGCTAATCGCTGCGGCGGTGGCTGACCTGCCTGAGCTGCCCGATGCCCGGCGCGCGCGTTTTCAGACCCAATATGGCCTGTCGGCCTATGACGCTGAGCTTTTGACCACCAGCCGCGAGCTGGCCGATTATTTTGAAGCCGTTGCGCACACCTGTGGGGATCCCAAACTGGCGGCCAATTGGGTTAACGGGGAGCTGGCAGCTGCCCTCAATCGTGCGGAGTTGGAGATCACCCAAAGCCCGGTGACGGCCCAGGCCCTGGCTGGGTTGTTGAAGCGGATTCAAGATGGCACGGTCTCGGGGACGCTCGCTAAACAGGTCTTTGAAGGTATGTGGGAGAGCGGTGAAACCGCAGATCAGGTGATCGAGGCGCGGGGTCTCAAACAGATCACCGATGTGGCGGCCATCGAGTCGATCATCGATGCCATCCTGGCAGCCAATCCCGCGCAGGTCGAGCAATACCGGGCAGGTAAGGAAAAGATCTTCGGCTTCTTCATCGGTCAGGTGATGAAGCAGACCGGCGGGCGGGCCAATCCGGCCCAAGTCAATGAGATCCTCAAGCGCAAGCTGAGCAGCTAG
- the hemF gene encoding oxygen-dependent coproporphyrinogen oxidase yields MFDRPDTAAVRSYLRNLQKRLIQSFLTLDPTAQLIADDWSRPQGGDGCTRVIQGEILEQCGINFSHVQGERLPPSASAQRPELAGRGFEAMGVSLVAHPLNPYVPSSHLNVRFFIAAGEEGEPIWWFGGGFDLTPYYGYEEDVIHWHRTARALCEPFGTDLYPRFKAWCDEYFYIRHRQEPRGVGGIFFDDFAEGGFDHTFAFVRSVGDGYLSAYLPIVERRKDQTYGERERAFQRLRRGRYVEFNLVQDRGTLFGLQSGGRAQSILVSLPPEVSWRYDDRPEPGTLEAELYERFLIVRDWLGE; encoded by the coding sequence ATGTTCGACCGCCCCGACACCGCTGCCGTCAGGTCCTATCTGCGCAACCTGCAAAAACGGCTTATCCAATCCTTCCTGACACTCGATCCCACTGCCCAACTCATCGCCGACGATTGGAGCCGGCCCCAGGGCGGGGACGGGTGCACCCGGGTGATTCAAGGGGAGATCCTCGAGCAATGCGGGATCAATTTCTCGCATGTCCAGGGTGAGCGCCTGCCGCCGAGCGCGAGCGCCCAGCGCCCAGAGCTTGCCGGGCGAGGCTTTGAGGCCATGGGGGTCTCATTGGTCGCTCACCCCTTGAACCCCTATGTCCCCTCATCGCATCTCAATGTGCGCTTCTTCATCGCTGCTGGGGAGGAAGGCGAACCTATCTGGTGGTTCGGCGGCGGGTTTGATCTTACCCCCTATTATGGCTACGAAGAGGATGTCATTCATTGGCATCGGACTGCGCGCGCCCTATGTGAACCCTTCGGCACTGATCTCTACCCCCGTTTCAAGGCATGGTGCGATGAGTATTTTTATATCCGTCACCGTCAAGAACCGCGCGGGGTCGGCGGGATCTTTTTCGATGACTTTGCCGAGGGCGGATTTGACCACACCTTTGCCTTTGTGCGCTCAGTGGGCGATGGCTATCTTTCAGCCTATCTACCTATCGTTGAACGGCGTAAGGATCAGACCTACGGTGAACGCGAGCGCGCCTTTCAACGGCTGCGACGCGGGCGCTATGTCGAGTTCAATCTAGTCCAGGACCGCGGGACCCTCTTTGGGTTGCAATCGGGGGGGCGGGCGCAATCGATCCTGGTCTCGCTGCCGCCGGAGGTCAGTTGGCGCTATGACGACCGCCCAGAGCCCGGCACCCTAGAGGCTGAGCTCTATGAGCGCTTCTTGATCGTGCGCGATTGGCTCGGCGAATAG
- a CDS encoding 5-(carboxyamino)imidazole ribonucleotide synthase — protein MDVFPFPIARIGIIGGGQLGRMLTKAAKRLGCTCVVLDPTPGSPAGQIAGHQIVGHYHDPAKLRELAASCDIVTFDIEDIDTETLIQLEHEGFRIHPSPRILAVIQDKLMQKETLAAAGIPTAPFIPMPEPSPDAFATFGYPLVQKVRRGGYDGRGVAVLQTPDDYHRHLPAPSLVERFVPAVKELAVVVARGQNGDCRCYPLVEMVFRAGENVLDHLLAPARIAPQTAQAAMDLAVRTVEMLGGVGIFGIELFLTETGELLVNEIAPRTHNSGHHTIEANVTDQFEQHLRAILGFPLGSTDQLSPAAMINLLGAPDHRGRPVIRGLKEALAIPGVCVHLYGKAVTAPHRKMGHVTVLDPDIATAERKALRVRELIEISGEDHP, from the coding sequence ATGGATGTGTTTCCCTTTCCGATCGCGCGGATCGGTATCATCGGCGGTGGCCAGCTCGGGCGGATGCTGACCAAAGCGGCCAAGCGGTTGGGTTGCACCTGTGTGGTCCTCGACCCGACTCCAGGCTCTCCCGCCGGTCAGATCGCCGGGCATCAGATCGTCGGGCATTATCACGATCCGGCGAAGCTGCGCGAGCTGGCCGCAAGCTGTGACATCGTCACCTTCGATATCGAGGACATCGATACCGAGACCCTCATCCAACTCGAACACGAGGGCTTTCGCATCCACCCCTCGCCGCGGATCTTGGCGGTCATCCAAGACAAACTGATGCAAAAGGAGACGCTCGCCGCTGCCGGCATCCCGACCGCACCCTTCATCCCCATGCCCGAACCCAGCCCAGATGCCTTCGCTACCTTCGGTTATCCCCTAGTCCAGAAGGTCAGACGCGGAGGATATGACGGGCGGGGGGTGGCGGTGCTCCAGACCCCCGATGACTATCATCGCCACCTACCGGCACCCTCGTTGGTCGAACGCTTTGTGCCGGCGGTCAAGGAGCTCGCCGTGGTGGTCGCACGCGGGCAAAATGGCGATTGCCGCTGCTATCCGTTGGTCGAGATGGTCTTTCGCGCGGGCGAGAATGTGCTCGATCATCTCCTGGCTCCGGCGCGTATCGCGCCACAAACCGCTCAGGCGGCGATGGATCTGGCAGTTCGCACAGTCGAGATGCTCGGCGGGGTCGGGATCTTTGGTATCGAGCTGTTCTTGACCGAGACGGGTGAGCTCCTGGTCAATGAGATCGCACCCCGTACCCATAATTCTGGGCATCACACCATCGAGGCCAATGTCACGGATCAGTTCGAGCAGCATCTGCGCGCCATCCTGGGGTTCCCCCTAGGGTCCACCGATCAGCTCTCACCGGCGGCCATGATCAATCTGCTCGGCGCCCCTGATCATCGCGGGCGTCCGGTCATCCGTGGGCTCAAAGAGGCACTCGCCATCCCTGGGGTGTGCGTGCATCTTTACGGTAAGGCGGTGACAGCTCCTCATCGCAAGATGGGTCATGTCACCGTGCTCGACCCCGACATCGCCACCGCCGAACGCAAGGCATTGCGGGTACGCGAACTGATCGAGATCTCAGGGGAGGACCATCCATGA
- the purE gene encoding 5-(carboxyamino)imidazole ribonucleotide mutase yields the protein MTQTPRSPQVGIIMGSDSDLPVMQQAADILAELAVPYELTIVSAHRTPKRLYDYAQTAVERGLRIIIAGAGGAAHLPGMVAAITPLPVIGVPVKTKALSGLDSLLSIVQMPAGVPVATVAIDGAKNAGLLAAQILGSADPQIREAIARYKRDLESVVIVKAAQLEQPDP from the coding sequence ATGACCCAAACGCCTCGGTCGCCGCAGGTCGGTATCATCATGGGCAGCGACTCGGACCTGCCGGTGATGCAGCAGGCGGCAGATATCTTGGCCGAACTCGCAGTCCCTTATGAGTTGACCATCGTCTCGGCGCATCGCACACCCAAAAGGCTGTATGACTACGCCCAAACGGCCGTTGAGCGAGGGTTGCGCATCATCATCGCTGGTGCCGGCGGCGCGGCCCATCTGCCCGGGATGGTCGCTGCTATCACCCCCCTGCCGGTGATCGGGGTACCGGTCAAGACCAAGGCGCTATCTGGCCTAGACTCCTTGCTCTCGATCGTCCAGATGCCGGCAGGGGTGCCGGTGGCAACGGTGGCGATCGATGGCGCCAAGAACGCCGGGCTCTTGGCCGCCCAGATCCTGGGCAGCGCCGATCCCCAGATCCGCGAAGCGATCGCTCGGTATAAGCGGGATCTAGAATCAGTCGTCATCGTTAAGGCCGCCCAGCTCGAACAGCCAGACCCTTGA
- a CDS encoding type IV pilus twitching motility protein PilT has translation MDIAELLAFSVKNNASDLHLSAGLPPMIRVDGDMRRINVPPLEHRTVHALVYDIMNDKQRKDYEEFLETDFSFEIPGVARFRVNAFNQKRGAAAVFRTIPSKVLTLEELKAPKIFKDIIDVPRGIILVTGPTGSGKSTTLAAMIDHINETEYSHILTIEDPIEFVHVSKKCLVNQREVHKDTLGFNEALRSALREDPDIILVGEMRDLETIRLALTAAETGHLVFGTLHTSSAAKTIDRIIDVFPAAEKDMVRAMLSESLRAVISQTLLKRIGGGRIAAHEIMIGTPAIRNLIRENKVAQMYSAIQTGQAHGMQTLDQCLKDLVAKGLVARSDARARAQNKEDFM, from the coding sequence ATGGACATCGCCGAACTCTTGGCCTTCAGCGTCAAGAATAATGCCTCGGACCTCCATCTCTCGGCGGGCCTGCCGCCCATGATCCGGGTGGATGGCGACATGCGCCGCATCAATGTCCCGCCGCTGGAACACCGCACTGTCCATGCGCTGGTCTATGACATCATGAATGATAAACAGCGCAAGGACTATGAGGAGTTTCTCGAGACCGATTTTTCATTCGAGATCCCGGGGGTAGCGCGCTTTCGCGTCAATGCCTTCAACCAAAAACGGGGTGCAGCCGCGGTCTTTCGCACTATTCCCTCCAAGGTGCTGACCCTGGAGGAGCTCAAGGCGCCCAAGATCTTCAAGGACATCATCGATGTGCCGCGCGGCATAATCCTGGTCACGGGCCCGACAGGCTCAGGTAAATCCACCACCCTGGCGGCCATGATCGACCACATCAACGAGACCGAATACTCGCATATCCTGACCATCGAGGACCCGATCGAGTTTGTGCATGTCAGCAAGAAATGCCTGGTCAACCAGCGCGAGGTGCACAAGGATACCCTGGGGTTCAACGAGGCCCTACGCTCGGCCCTGCGCGAGGACCCAGACATCATCCTGGTCGGCGAGATGCGGGATCTTGAGACCATCCGCCTGGCGCTCACCGCTGCCGAGACCGGCCACCTGGTCTTCGGGACCCTGCACACCAGCTCGGCGGCCAAGACTATCGACCGCATCATCGACGTCTTCCCCGCCGCCGAAAAGGACATGGTGCGCGCCATGCTCTCTGAGTCCTTGCGCGCGGTCATCTCCCAGACCCTCTTGAAACGCATCGGCGGCGGACGGATCGCGGCCCATGAGATCATGATCGGCACCCCAGCCATCCGCAACCTGATCCGCGAAAACAAGGTCGCCCAGATGTATTCAGCCATCCAGACCGGTCAGGCGCATGGGATGCAGACGCTCGATCAGTGTCTCAAGGATCTGGTCGCCAAGGGACTGGTCGCTCGCAGCGATGCGCGCGCCAGAGCGCAAAACAAGGAAGATTTCATGTAA
- a CDS encoding PilT/PilU family type 4a pilus ATPase produces MDAKRVIDQLLQAMVEKKGSDLFITAGWPPTIKINGVLYPVTKQPLSAEQSREMVYEIMNDRQRAEFEDTKECQFAIGREGAGRFRVSAFVQRDAAGMVLRRIENRIPTLEELRLPSILRDLAMSKRGMVIFVGATGTGKSTSLAAMVGYRNHQSSGHIITIEDPIEFIHDHDGCIITQREVGVDTESFEVALRNTLRQAPDVILIGEIRTRQTMEYAIAFAETGHLVLATLHANNANQAMDRIINFFPEEARAQVLLDLSLNLKAVIAQQLVPRKNGQGRRAVVEILLNTPLAADLIRNGEVHKLKELMKRSGEQGMITFDQALYNLYLEGEISYEDALRYADSANEVRLMIKLAGGKAAPEVDEALDGIRLVQDNDPQLKR; encoded by the coding sequence ATGGATGCCAAGCGCGTGATCGACCAATTGCTCCAGGCCATGGTCGAAAAGAAGGGATCGGATCTCTTTATCACCGCCGGCTGGCCGCCGACGATCAAGATCAACGGTGTGCTCTATCCGGTGACCAAGCAGCCTCTGAGTGCCGAACAGTCGCGCGAGATGGTCTATGAGATCATGAATGACCGCCAGCGGGCCGAGTTCGAGGACACCAAGGAGTGTCAATTCGCTATCGGACGAGAGGGGGCGGGGCGCTTTCGCGTCAGCGCCTTCGTCCAGCGCGATGCGGCAGGGATGGTCTTGCGCCGGATCGAAAACCGTATCCCGACCCTCGAGGAACTCAGACTTCCCTCGATCCTCCGGGATCTGGCGATGAGCAAGCGGGGGATGGTGATCTTTGTCGGGGCTACGGGCACCGGCAAATCGACCTCGCTGGCGGCCATGGTCGGCTATCGCAACCACCAAAGCTCGGGTCATATCATCACGATTGAGGACCCGATCGAGTTCATCCACGATCATGATGGGTGCATCATCACCCAGCGCGAGGTGGGGGTGGACACCGAATCCTTCGAGGTCGCCCTGCGCAATACCCTACGTCAGGCGCCGGACGTGATCCTGATCGGCGAGATCCGCACCCGTCAGACCATGGAATATGCCATCGCCTTTGCCGAGACCGGTCACCTGGTGCTTGCGACCCTGCATGCCAACAATGCCAACCAAGCGATGGATCGCATCATCAATTTCTTTCCCGAAGAGGCGCGGGCGCAGGTGCTGCTCGACCTCTCGCTCAACCTCAAGGCGGTCATCGCCCAGCAGCTCGTGCCGCGCAAAAACGGCCAAGGACGGCGCGCCGTGGTCGAGATCCTGCTCAATACCCCCTTGGCCGCCGATCTCATCCGCAACGGCGAGGTCCATAAGCTCAAGGAGCTGATGAAGCGCTCAGGCGAACAAGGGATGATCACCTTCGATCAGGCGCTCTATAACCTCTATCTGGAGGGCGAGATCAGCTATGAGGACGCGCTGCGTTATGCCGATTCGGCCAATGAGGTGCGACTGATGATCAAGCTGGCCGGCGGTAAGGCCGCGCCCGAGGTCGATGAGGCGCTCGATGGGATACGCCTGGTCCAGGACAATGATCCTCAGCTCAAGCGCTAG
- a CDS encoding HD domain-containing phosphohydrolase has protein sequence MSRVDQLYRKTARILVVDDERLSLILMERLLKAAGYSNIVLVQDPYAFMKVYEEAPTDLILLDIDMPGLSGFDLIEQLAARHDPLTPPILVLTAQHSRDYRMRALELGASDFIAKPFDQAEVAVRVRNMLDVYIAHRLAQDQKAVLEHLVHERTHQIRATQLEIVRRLSRAAEYRDNETGEHILRMSHNSTLIAHHIGWDEERCELMLHASPMHDIGKIGIPDHILLKPGKLDPKEWAIMQTHATIGADILAGSDLELLQLAREIALSHHEKWDGSGYPRGLAGEAIPESGRIVALADVFDALTSARVYKVAWKVEDALDWMRAQSGKHFDPQLLAVFFELLPEILEIRERFKDPELTASA, from the coding sequence ATGAGTCGCGTCGATCAGCTCTACCGCAAGACCGCCCGTATCCTGGTGGTGGACGATGAACGCCTGAGCCTCATCCTGATGGAACGCCTGCTAAAAGCGGCTGGCTATTCAAATATCGTCCTGGTCCAGGACCCCTATGCCTTTATGAAGGTCTATGAGGAAGCGCCGACCGATCTCATTCTGCTCGATATCGATATGCCGGGCTTAAGCGGTTTTGATCTGATCGAACAGCTTGCCGCACGCCACGATCCCTTAACCCCCCCTATCTTGGTCCTCACCGCTCAGCATTCGCGCGATTATCGGATGCGCGCGCTCGAGTTGGGTGCCAGCGACTTCATCGCCAAGCCATTCGATCAGGCTGAAGTCGCCGTCCGCGTGCGTAATATGCTCGATGTCTATATCGCCCATCGCCTGGCCCAGGACCAGAAAGCCGTGCTCGAGCACCTGGTCCATGAGCGAACCCATCAGATCCGCGCGACCCAGTTAGAGATCGTGCGACGTTTAAGTAGGGCTGCCGAGTATCGCGATAACGAGACCGGCGAGCATATCCTGCGCATGAGCCATAACTCGACCCTGATCGCGCATCATATCGGTTGGGACGAAGAGCGCTGTGAGCTGATGCTCCACGCCAGTCCCATGCACGATATCGGCAAGATCGGTATCCCAGATCACATCCTGCTCAAACCCGGCAAACTTGACCCCAAGGAATGGGCGATCATGCAGACCCATGCCACGATCGGCGCCGACATCCTCGCCGGCAGCGATTTGGAGCTTTTGCAACTGGCGCGCGAGATCGCCCTCTCCCACCACGAAAAATGGGATGGGAGCGGTTATCCGCGGGGGCTGGCCGGTGAGGCGATCCCAGAATCGGGGCGCATCGTGGCCCTGGCCGATGTCTTTGATGCCCTGACCTCAGCGCGGGTCTATAAAGTCGCTTGGAAGGTCGAGGATGCGCTCGACTGGATGCGCGCTCAGTCCGGCAAGCACTTCGATCCGCAGCTCCTTGCGGTCTTTTTTGAGCTCCTGCCCGAGATCCTTGAGATCCGCGAGCGCTTCAAGGATCCTGAGCTCACGGCTAGCGCTTGA
- a CDS encoding PP2C family protein-serine/threonine phosphatase: protein MNETSLSVPTVCSEGPRASSGGRGLALIVDDDRAIRSLLSAMLVKEGFAVMEATNGREALHRFAQKRPDIVFMDLIMPEMDGLEATQRIKELAGTDFIPIIFLTANQDECTLMRCIEAGGDDFLGKPFSFIRLRARIMAIERIRDLQRTVTAKQRLLEELIARDQEEQRLAERIWSQAIKAQSPKIPAISVVERPASLFNGDLLLMGYLPDGGVRILLADFTGHGLAATIAALPVADIFHAMTAKGLGDTVLLAELNRKLHRLLPADRFMAACLVTLTASGEYLTWWNGGMPMAYLRTRERLHELPSQHLPLGILPEIPNLQVKHLDCRPDDRLLLMTDGLTEAADRQGRLFIDGAFGEVLACWQAGTPILPALMAAFEAHCNGIEQADDLALIEVPLDPIALNPGLNRR from the coding sequence ATGAATGAGACCTCTCTGAGCGTACCGACTGTCTGCTCTGAGGGGCCTCGTGCATCCTCCGGCGGGCGGGGGCTGGCCCTGATCGTTGACGATGATCGGGCGATCCGCTCCTTGCTTTCTGCCATGTTGGTCAAAGAAGGGTTCGCGGTCATGGAGGCGACCAATGGGCGCGAGGCCCTCCATCGCTTCGCGCAAAAGCGCCCAGACATCGTATTCATGGACCTCATCATGCCTGAGATGGACGGGTTAGAGGCGACGCAACGCATCAAAGAGCTCGCCGGCACCGACTTTATCCCCATCATCTTTTTAACCGCCAATCAGGATGAATGCACACTGATGCGTTGCATCGAGGCAGGAGGGGATGATTTTTTAGGTAAACCATTTTCCTTTATCCGATTGCGGGCGCGGATCATGGCCATAGAACGGATCCGCGATTTGCAACGGACCGTGACAGCCAAACAACGTCTGCTCGAGGAGCTCATCGCCCGCGATCAGGAGGAACAGCGGCTCGCCGAGCGGATCTGGAGCCAGGCGATCAAGGCCCAGAGCCCAAAGATCCCTGCCATCTCTGTGGTCGAACGCCCGGCGAGCCTGTTCAATGGCGACCTATTGTTGATGGGCTATCTGCCGGATGGCGGGGTGCGCATCCTCTTGGCTGATTTCACCGGCCATGGTCTGGCCGCAACCATTGCTGCCTTGCCGGTTGCCGATATCTTTCATGCCATGACTGCCAAAGGTTTGGGGGATACGGTGCTGCTCGCCGAGCTCAATCGCAAGCTCCACCGACTGCTGCCAGCCGATCGTTTCATGGCCGCTTGTCTGGTCACCCTGACCGCCTCCGGCGAATATCTGACCTGGTGGAACGGAGGAATGCCCATGGCCTATCTGCGTACCCGAGAGCGATTGCATGAATTGCCCTCACAGCATCTGCCCCTTGGGATCTTACCCGAGATCCCTAACCTACAGGTCAAACACCTGGACTGTCGCCCCGATGATCGCCTGCTTCTGATGACTGATGGCCTGACCGAGGCAGCCGACCGGCAGGGGCGTCTGTTCATCGATGGCGCATTCGGCGAGGTACTCGCCTGCTGGCAAGCGGGCACACCCATCCTGCCGGCATTGATGGCCGCCTTTGAGGCCCATTGCAACGGGATTGAGCAAGCCGATGACCTCGCCCTAATCGAGGTCCCGCTCGATCCTATAGCGCTCAACCCAGGTTTAAATCGGCGATAG
- a CDS encoding methyl-accepting chemotaxis protein, which translates to MNLKVSTRLALGFSGVLSLLVLIAVIAWYQIRVLKQDIDFIVNDLFPNTITATAIINHVNEVARVVRDVLLLEGEPADMARERARLPELSRAITAQINQLTASVRTADGIERIEAMKQARERYVNAVQHILDLVDAGDRAAAHTYFAAEFLKVGDAYLKAIQSLIDNRVAQVNEVGSIAMRVAVWSQSLTAILAVLSLALGLGVGFWTSRSVLHQLGGETAEALAQVRAVAAGDLSAEIVLRPGDTTSLLASLREMQQTLKQLVEEIGAVVQAAGRGDFSRRIALDRKQGFGKEVGGYLNQLNEITECGLNDINRVAKALAAGDLSQTISRDYPGLFGESKEGINATVQALIGVVTEIHGLVDAANRGDFGQRLDLAGKQGFSRDIVELLNQLLDTTETGLKDFLRVAQSLAQGDLTQTISRDYPGLFGETKERVNATVANLRELVERIRESVDAIKTAASEIASGNQDLSQRTEEQASSLEEISSTMQELTSTVKQNADHARQANQLAMATAEFAVKGGAVVESSVQTMAAIAESSKKIADIIGVIDSIAFQTNILALNAAVEAARAGEQGRGFAVVAGEVRSLARRSANAAKEIKALIADSTIKVEHGAAQINEAGRRMTEIVESINRVTTLMSEIAAASLEQASGIEQVNQAILQMDEFTQQNAALVEQAAAAAESLDEQAQALVEQVAVFKLTAAEQTRAVAPSGQRPIVHNAGRTGQLCSLPASDGNEWADF; encoded by the coding sequence GTGAATCTCAAGGTCTCGACGCGGCTCGCCTTAGGCTTTAGCGGTGTGTTGTCCCTGTTAGTATTGATTGCTGTTATTGCTTGGTACCAGATCAGGGTCCTAAAGCAAGATATCGATTTCATCGTCAACGACCTCTTCCCCAATACCATCACCGCTACCGCTATCATCAATCATGTCAACGAGGTAGCCCGCGTCGTTCGCGATGTCTTGCTGCTCGAGGGCGAGCCCGCAGATATGGCGCGCGAGCGCGCCCGCTTACCTGAACTGAGCCGCGCGATCACCGCGCAGATCAATCAGCTCACCGCCAGCGTCCGGACGGCAGATGGTATCGAGCGGATCGAGGCCATGAAGCAGGCCCGCGAGCGTTATGTCAATGCCGTTCAACATATCTTGGATCTGGTGGATGCAGGCGATCGGGCCGCAGCGCACACCTATTTCGCCGCCGAGTTTCTCAAGGTTGGCGATGCCTATCTCAAGGCGATCCAGTCCCTGATCGACAATCGGGTCGCTCAGGTCAATGAGGTCGGCAGTATAGCGATGCGGGTTGCCGTATGGAGCCAGTCCCTAACCGCAATCCTCGCTGTCCTGTCCCTGGCCCTCGGGCTGGGCGTTGGCTTCTGGACCAGCCGCTCGGTTCTCCATCAGCTCGGCGGTGAAACCGCCGAAGCGCTGGCCCAGGTCCGTGCCGTCGCTGCTGGCGATCTTTCCGCCGAGATTGTGCTTCGCCCAGGCGATACCACCAGTCTGCTCGCCTCTCTGCGTGAGATGCAGCAAACACTGAAACAGTTGGTCGAAGAGATCGGCGCGGTGGTCCAGGCCGCAGGCCGGGGTGATTTCAGCCGGCGCATCGCTCTCGACCGCAAACAGGGGTTCGGCAAGGAGGTTGGCGGCTATCTCAATCAGCTCAATGAGATCACCGAATGCGGCCTGAATGACATCAACCGGGTCGCCAAGGCACTCGCCGCAGGCGATCTGAGCCAGACTATCAGTCGCGATTACCCGGGACTTTTCGGCGAGAGCAAAGAAGGGATCAATGCCACTGTCCAGGCCTTGATCGGCGTGGTCACGGAGATCCACGGGCTGGTCGATGCCGCCAACCGCGGCGATTTCGGCCAACGGCTCGATCTCGCCGGCAAGCAGGGCTTTTCCCGCGACATCGTCGAGCTCCTCAATCAGCTCCTCGACACCACCGAGACTGGGCTCAAAGACTTTCTGCGCGTCGCCCAGTCCTTGGCCCAAGGGGATCTCACCCAGACGATCAGCCGCGATTATCCTGGGCTCTTTGGGGAGACCAAAGAGAGGGTGAATGCTACGGTTGCCAATCTACGCGAGCTGGTCGAGCGCATCCGTGAGTCGGTCGATGCCATCAAGACTGCCGCCAGTGAGATCGCCAGCGGCAATCAGGACTTGAGTCAGCGTACTGAAGAACAGGCGAGCTCATTGGAAGAGATCTCCAGCACCATGCAGGAGCTGACTAGCACCGTCAAACAAAATGCCGATCACGCCCGCCAGGCCAATCAGCTTGCCATGGCCACTGCCGAGTTTGCGGTCAAGGGCGGTGCCGTGGTCGAGTCCTCGGTGCAGACCATGGCCGCGATCGCCGAATCCAGCAAAAAGATCGCCGATATCATCGGGGTGATCGATTCGATTGCCTTCCAGACCAATATCCTGGCGCTCAATGCCGCAGTCGAGGCAGCACGCGCGGGTGAGCAGGGGCGCGGGTTTGCGGTGGTCGCCGGGGAGGTGCGCAGTCTCGCGCGGCGTTCGGCCAATGCCGCTAAGGAGATCAAGGCCTTGATCGCCGATAGTACGATCAAGGTCGAGCATGGTGCCGCCCAGATCAACGAGGCTGGCAGGCGGATGACAGAGATCGTCGAATCGATCAATCGTGTCACCACCCTGATGTCAGAGATCGCCGCCGCCTCGCTCGAGCAAGCCTCAGGGATCGAGCAGGTCAATCAGGCCATACTCCAGATGGATGAGTTCACCCAGCAAAACGCCGCCTTGGTCGAACAGGCCGCAGCCGCCGCCGAGTCGCTCGACGAGCAGGCACAGGCCTTGGTCGAGCAGGTAGCGGTCTTTAAACTCACAGCAGCTGAGCAAACGCGCGCCGTAGCACCTTCCGGACAGCGCCCGATCGTTCACAATGCTGGGCGTACGGGTCAATTGTGCTCCCTGCCTGCCTCAGATGGTAATGAATGGGCCGATTTTTAG